The Ignavibacteriales bacterium genomic sequence TTTTTTTAATATTTCTTTGTAACACAAATCAAACAATACTGCCGAAATCGAATTTGCCAGATCTGCGAGAAAGCCAGTAATATTTATTAATTCTTCTTTTAGATATATATCTTTTAAACCTATTCTTAAAATTTCTTTTCTTTTAAAATTTCTTATCGCATTAACTTTTGACTCAAATGACTTAAAGGGTGAAATTGTTTTTTCTAAACTACTTCTAAAATATTTTTCATTAAGCTTTTGTTCTAGAATTGATGGATTAATAATCCAGTGGAAATATTCCGGATTTCTTACCAGAATATCTGTTAAATAATTACTATTGTTTGATAGAGAAACTAAAATCTCAATTTGATGCGGATACTTTAAACATTCATTTATAAAAAATGCAATATCAAATTGATTTTGAATTATACGCAGTAAATTTGATTCTGATGATTTAGTAAAGTAGTGGAGTTTAATTTCATTTTCGATTCGAGACAATAATTCCTCAAGTAAGCTCTGCGATACTCGTCCAGCTGATTTTTCAATAAGCTTAGCAATAAAATCTTGAGATAGAAATTTTTGTTTAAACATTTAGAATTTTGTTTTTTTACACAAGGAATCTAATATTAAACCACTTATAATTAAAAGTTTATTAAATCTTAATCGAGCAATCTTATGAAACAAAACTTATCATTTCTAATCGTCTTTCTAATCGCAAGTTCATCAATCTTTTCACAAAAGATAGAAGAAAGAAAAGATTTTAAAAAATATTTTGATGAATACGGACACGACGGATGCTTTGTTCTCTATGATTTGAAAAAAAATACATTTCTAAAATACAATCCAACAAGATGTGGGGAAAGATTTATTCCCGCATCAACATTTAAGATATTTAATTCTCTTGTTGGATTAGAAACCGGTGCAGTAAAAGATCAGTTTGAAGTTTTTAAGTGGGATAGCGTAAAAAGATTTTATGATATGTGGAACCAAGATATTGATATGGTGAATGCATTTAAATATTCCGCTGTGTGGTTCTATCAAGAACTTGCTAGAAAAATCGGTGAAGAAAAAATGCAGCATTATATTTCTTTAAATCATTATGGAAATGAAAATATTAGCGGCGGCATAGATAGATTTTGGCTTGATGGAGGTTTAAGAATTTCGGCAGATGAACAAATTGAGATGTTAAAAAAACTATATCACAATAAGTTAAAATTTTCCCAAAGAACGATGGATATAGTAAAAGATATAATGTTTTATGATAAAACCGATGATTACATTATCCGTGCAAAAACAGGCTGGGCAATAAGAGTTGAGGATCAAATTGGATGGTTTGTTGGATACGTTGAAAAGGGAAGTGATGTTTTTTTCTTTGCAATAAATGTTGAATCTAAAAAACCTGAAGAAGGCTTTACTTCGCGTAAAGAAATTACTTTTAAGATTCTAAAAGAATTAAAAATTTTATAATTGTCATTATAAATTATGTTGACAATCATCGATTAAAATATTTTTTATAACTAATTGAAATGTTAAAAAAAAGATTTATGTTAAGCCACATCAAGGAGAAAAATTATGAAAATATTTTACGTTTTAGTTCCTTTCTTATTATTACCTGTCTTATTTAGTTGTGGCCATTGCAAACCTACAAATGAAAATATAAGTGTCGATAAAAATATAAATCAATCTGGACCTGCATCTATTGTACAAAACATATCTATAGTTACCGCAAGAGTGGATGAAGTTTTATTTAAAGATGAAACGGATTATCGTATAAAAGTAACTGTTCTTGTAGTAGAAGAAAGTGATTCACATCCGAGTATTGCAACTCCGGGTCAGGAATATCTTTTAACTCCTAATTTTAGATATGATAATGAAGTGTTAATGAAATCTGATGTAAACGATTCTTTAAAAAAACTTAGTAAACTTTCTAGAGGAAAAGAATTTAAAGCAGAAATTTCTTTGGAGAATCAAAAAGGATGGTTCATTCAAAAAGTTTTAAGCTTTGAATAGTTGTTCTCAGTTTGTGTGTGTTGATCTTTCTTTCCTGAGCATATAGAGTTTTAAAAATATTATTTAATAATTAAGAGGTACCAAATGAAAAAATATGTGGCACTTAGCGTATTTATGTCTGCTTTAGCTTTTGGTTTTTTATATTTCAAAGCTGGAAGTGTTAAAACTTTTACTGAGCAGGATTTTAGAAATTATAAAATTGAAGAAGAGAAGGAAGAATCTAATTTAAAAAATGATCAACCTGACAAAGCCATGTTATGGTATTACCAGCAAAGGGCTTATCCAAACAACTCGATTCCTGAGAACTGGCGTGAAGAAGCATACAGACATATCAGTTTGAACAACGTATCCTCGTCAAATTCCCCAAATGCTTTAACCTGGACTCAACTTGGTCCGGGCAATATTGGCGGAAGAATTCGTGCAATTGCTGTTCATCCCTCAGATCCAAATACTGTTTATTTTGGAGCAGTAGCGGGTGGAGTTTGGAAATCTGTAGATGGTGGAACAACATGGACAGCATTAAATGATTTTATGGGTAATCTTGCGGTGTGTGCCCTGGTAATTGATCCGAATAATCCGAATACAATTTATGCGGGAACAGGTGAAGGATTTTTTAATCTGGACGCGATCCGTGGCGCAGGTATTTTTAAATCTACAGATGCTGGTGCAAGCTGGTCCCAACTAGCTTCTACAAACAATCTAAATTTTTATTATGTAAATGATCTTGATTATGATGCTGTAAATTCGACACTTTATGCTGCAACAAGAAAAGGATTATATTCCTCTAATGATGGTGGTGCAAACTTTACAGCTAAAGTTACAGCAGGTGGTAATGATGCAAATTGTATGGATATAGAAATTGCATTAACAAGTCCACGAACAATTTATGCAACTTTTGGTCTGTTTAGTCAAGCTCAGATTTGGCAAAGTGTGGATGCGGGAGCAAACTTTGTTCAGAATATGACACTGGCTAATTTCGGAAGAATTGAAATGGCAGTATCAAAATCAAATCCAGCTGTTGCATATGCATCTTTTATGGATTTAAGTACTTATGGAACAGGTGCAATAATATACACAACAAATACTGGTAACAACTGGTTTTATGCAACTGTTCCTGGTCCTTCTTATGCAGGAGCAACAACATATACAGGTGCTCAAGCTTGGTACGATAATATTCTTGCAGTTGATCCAGATAATGCTAACAATGTATTAGCAGGTGGAATTGATAACTGGAAGACTACAAACGGCGGTACAAGTTGGGTACAAAAAACAAATTGGTTTTCACAAAGTGGAGCTCCACCGTATGCACACGCAGATCAACATTGTTATACTTTTGCTCCATCAAATTCTAATATAGTATATCTTGGTAACGATGGTGGAATTTATAAATCCACAAATAAAGGTGAAACCTGGGCATCACTAAATAATAATCTTTTTATTACGCAATTTTATTACGGAGCTGTTAATCCAACCGGAACAGTTTATGCCGGCGGCACACAGGATAATGGAACTTTACGAACAACTGGTTCTGCTAGTTGGACTGAAATTCTTGGTGGTGATGGTGGTGCTACGGAAATTGATTTTAGCAATACAAATAATATTTATATGGAATATGTAAATCTTGCATTTTTCAAATCAACAAATGGCGGAGCAAGTTTCTTTAAAGCTATGAATGGAATTCCATTGGCAGGCTCAAATACTTATGATGGTACTTCAGATAGAACACAATTCATTTCTCCTTTTTCTATGGATCCAAATAATTCGTCTACAATTGTTGCAGGAACCTACAGAGTTTGGAGGACATTAGACGGCGCGGCTAACTGGTCTGCAATAAGTGGCGATTTAACAGGCGATGGCAGTGGTACATCAGGGGCAACAATATCAACTGTAATAGCTGCGAAGGGTAATCCCAATGTAATTTATGCTGGATGTTCAAACGGTAGAGTGCAGGTTACCACAGATGGAGGCAGTTCCTGGAATCTTAGAACTTCAGGCTTACCCAATTTATCCGTAACCAGAATTACAAGTGATCCCACTAATCCAGCTACAGCGTATGTAACTTTTTCTGGCTACACTGCATCTTCTAAAATCTTTAAGACAACTAATTATGGAACTAGCTGGACAAATGTTTCCGGAAATCTTCCAAACATCCCAACAAATTGCGCAGTTGTAAACCCAGCAAACGGAAATAATTTATTTGTTGGAACTGATCTTGGAGTTTTCTCCACTACAGACGGTGGAAGCAATTGGGTACAAGATGTAACAGGAATGGCAAATGTTCCAGTTCTTGATCTTGATTATCGTGCTTCAGATAATAAATTATTTGCCGCAACACATGGTCGAAGTATGTATTCATCAACATTAACTGGCGGCGGTGGAACGCAAACAGCTAATTTAGTTTATGATGACGGAACACCAGGTGGTGGATATTATTGGAATAATAACGGACAGGGTTCTGCAAATCGCATGTCACCTACTTTAAGTAATGCTACGCTTACAAAGATGGAAATTTATATCACAGGAGTGAATTCAGGTACAGCAACCTATAAACCTATTGTATTTGGTAACAATGGTGGATCACCCGGAAATGATCTTGCCCCATCACTTGGATTTAAAACTGCAGCTACATATCCAGCGTGGGACGCAACCGAGTTGTCTCCCTTGGGTATTACAGTAAATAGCGACTTTTATGTTGGATTAAAATATGATGGTGTGAACAAACCAACATATGGTTATGATGTTGCAAATAATGGCAGAGCATGGGATTTTGATGGAACAAATTGGGCTGCTTGGAATGAAACTTATTTTATGCGTGCAACTATCCAAACAGTTACATCGGTTGCTGAAATAAGTAATGAAATTCCAAAAGAGTTTGATTTAAGTTTTAATTATCCAAATCCTTTCAACCCAACTACTCGATTTAGATACTCTTTACCAGAAGGTAGAAATGTAAAAATAATTATTTATGATATTAATGGAAGTAAAGTAACAGAGCTTGTAAATAATTATCAAGGTGCAG encodes the following:
- a CDS encoding T9SS type A sorting domain-containing protein, translated to MKKYVALSVFMSALAFGFLYFKAGSVKTFTEQDFRNYKIEEEKEESNLKNDQPDKAMLWYYQQRAYPNNSIPENWREEAYRHISLNNVSSSNSPNALTWTQLGPGNIGGRIRAIAVHPSDPNTVYFGAVAGGVWKSVDGGTTWTALNDFMGNLAVCALVIDPNNPNTIYAGTGEGFFNLDAIRGAGIFKSTDAGASWSQLASTNNLNFYYVNDLDYDAVNSTLYAATRKGLYSSNDGGANFTAKVTAGGNDANCMDIEIALTSPRTIYATFGLFSQAQIWQSVDAGANFVQNMTLANFGRIEMAVSKSNPAVAYASFMDLSTYGTGAIIYTTNTGNNWFYATVPGPSYAGATTYTGAQAWYDNILAVDPDNANNVLAGGIDNWKTTNGGTSWVQKTNWFSQSGAPPYAHADQHCYTFAPSNSNIVYLGNDGGIYKSTNKGETWASLNNNLFITQFYYGAVNPTGTVYAGGTQDNGTLRTTGSASWTEILGGDGGATEIDFSNTNNIYMEYVNLAFFKSTNGGASFFKAMNGIPLAGSNTYDGTSDRTQFISPFSMDPNNSSTIVAGTYRVWRTLDGAANWSAISGDLTGDGSGTSGATISTVIAAKGNPNVIYAGCSNGRVQVTTDGGSSWNLRTSGLPNLSVTRITSDPTNPATAYVTFSGYTASSKIFKTTNYGTSWTNVSGNLPNIPTNCAVVNPANGNNLFVGTDLGVFSTTDGGSNWVQDVTGMANVPVLDLDYRASDNKLFAATHGRSMYSSTLTGGGGTQTANLVYDDGTPGGGYYWNNNGQGSANRMSPTLSNATLTKMEIYITGVNSGTATYKPIVFGNNGGSPGNDLAPSLGFKTAATYPAWDATELSPLGITVNSDFYVGLKYDGVNKPTYGYDVANNGRAWDFDGTNWAAWNETYFMRATIQTVTSVAEISNEIPKEFDLSFNYPNPFNPTTRFRYSLPEGRNVKIIIYDINGSKVTELVNNYQGAGTYEVTWNGKNDIGQQVASGTYIYQVNAGNFSQTKKMILLK
- the blaOXA gene encoding class D beta-lactamase is translated as MKQNLSFLIVFLIASSSIFSQKIEERKDFKKYFDEYGHDGCFVLYDLKKNTFLKYNPTRCGERFIPASTFKIFNSLVGLETGAVKDQFEVFKWDSVKRFYDMWNQDIDMVNAFKYSAVWFYQELARKIGEEKMQHYISLNHYGNENISGGIDRFWLDGGLRISADEQIEMLKKLYHNKLKFSQRTMDIVKDIMFYDKTDDYIIRAKTGWAIRVEDQIGWFVGYVEKGSDVFFFAINVESKKPEEGFTSRKEITFKILKELKIL